From the Thermoanaerobaculia bacterium genome, the window ATGTCGGGCACGCGGATGATGTGCGGCGTGATCGTCATGACGAGGTCGGTACTCTGCTCACCGTGCGTCTTGTCGGAGAACAGGCGGCCGATGATCGGGATGTCGGAGAGGAAGGGGATGCCGGACGAGGAGTTCTGCTTGTCCCGGCGGATGAGACCCGCGAGGAAGTTCGTCTCGCCGTCTTTCAGACGGATCGTCGAGGCGATCGTGCGGGTGCTGATCGTCGGCTGCGTCTGGCCGCCGAAGGTCACGGGGTTGCCGAGGTTCGACACCTCGACGGTGAGCTTCAACGTGACCTCCTTGTTGTGGTGGACGCGGGGCTCCATCTCGATCTTGATCCCGACGTCCTGATACTGGAACGACGTGATCGGGACGATCGCGCCCGTGCCGCCGAGCGCGTTCTGCGTGTTGAACGTCGTCGTCGGGATCGGCACGCGGTCGCCGATCACGAGCTGCGCCTTTTCTCCCTCGGAGATGCGGAGCTCGGGCTTGGCGAGGACCTGGGCGTCGCCGGCCGATTTCAGGATGTTCACGGTGAAGTTCGGGACCGTGAAGCCGTACTGGTTGAGCGAAAGCTTCTTCAGGGCGTCGAGGGTGATGACGTTGGCGTTGGTGGAGGCGGCGGTCCCCGTCGTCGTCCGGCCTCCCGTCGTGGTGTCGGTGCTGCCGGTCGTATCCGTCGGCGCGGTCGCCGGCTTCAAGAGCAGCGCGCTGATCGAGCTCGGATAGTTGACGCCGAGATGGAGGTCCTTCGTCAGGTTCATCTGCAGGAGCTCGACGTCGACGACGACCTCCGCCTTCTCCTTGTCGTTCTGGTCGATGATGTTCTGCGCGATCGAGACCTTGTCGGCGGTGTCGCGGATCGTGATCGCGTTCTCCTGCTTGTTGATCGACACGTGGACCGTCCCGAGGAGCGCCCGGATCGCGTTGGCGGTCTCCGTCACGTCGCCGTTGGAGAGGTAGAACGTGCGAATGACGAGGTCCTCGTAGGTCTTGCGGTTCTGCGGCGTGTCGGCGGCGATCAGGATCGTGTGGGCGTCGACGACCTTGTAGAAATGGTTCTCCTGCCGGATGAGCGTCTCGAGCGCGTTCTGGAACGGCACGTTCGCGATGACGATCGTGACGGGGTCGTCCTTGAGCGCCGGATCGAAGATGACGTTGATCCCCGCCGCCTGCCCGAGCGCCTGGTAGATCTGCTTGATCGGACGCGGCTGCGGGAAGTTGAGCGAGATCGGCCGCTTCGAGGAGGGCTGCAGGATCGGCATGGCGGCGTGGGCGTTCTTCGTCTCCGCCTCCATCCGCTCCATCCGGCTCGGCTGGTTCTTCTGCGCCTCGAGCTTGGCGACCTGATCGCGCGCTCGATTGAGCTCGAGAGCGGCGTAGTCGTTCTCGGTGTCGAGGACGGTGGCCTGCTCGAGCTCGACGACGGCGAGGTCCGGGCGTCCCGAGGCGAGGTACATCTTCCCCTTCTCGAAGTGCTCCTGCGAGGCCTTGCGGCGAGCATGGTCGAACGCCATTCTGTAGCGCATCTGCCGGGGGCTCTGTTCGCGCGCCTTCGCGTACTGCGAGACGGCGGCGTCCCACCGGCCGAGCTCCTCGGCGTCCTGCCCCTGCCGGAACGCCCGCTCGCCGGCGCAGCCGATCGCGAGCAGGAGGAGCGATCCGAGCGCCGCGGCGCGAATCCCGGGATTTTTCTTCCTCACCGTTCGAATCTCCTTATCG encodes:
- a CDS encoding secretin N-terminal domain-containing protein — translated: MRKKNPGIRAAALGSLLLLAIGCAGERAFRQGQDAEELGRWDAAVSQYAKAREQSPRQMRYRMAFDHARRKASQEHFEKGKMYLASGRPDLAVVELEQATVLDTENDYAALELNRARDQVAKLEAQKNQPSRMERMEAETKNAHAAMPILQPSSKRPISLNFPQPRPIKQIYQALGQAAGINVIFDPALKDDPVTIVIANVPFQNALETLIRQENHFYKVVDAHTILIAADTPQNRKTYEDLVIRTFYLSNGDVTETANAIRALLGTVHVSINKQENAITIRDTADKVSIAQNIIDQNDKEKAEVVVDVELLQMNLTKDLHLGVNYPSSISALLLKPATAPTDTTGSTDTTTGGRTTTGTAASTNANVITLDALKKLSLNQYGFTVPNFTVNILKSAGDAQVLAKPELRISEGEKAQLVIGDRVPIPTTTFNTQNALGGTGAIVPITSFQYQDVGIKIEMEPRVHHNKEVTLKLTVEVSNLGNPVTFGGQTQPTISTRTIASTIRLKDGETNFLAGLIRRDKQNSSSGIPFLSDIPIIGRLFSDKTHGEQSTDLVMTITPHIIRVPDINEEDLMPIYVGTENNVSYQGAPRVESINDNRSPFQTEQERRRRQLQRPTPNVPKKPAAPGGVNLAPSGFGPSPFSTPSPFTPPISTPPPPPTPPRGADNDLVPGADPVTVASAADASTPSDPTATPSPAAAGSTAETSSAAGTAEALQTATIVSGTQFAFDPPALSLSPGQQQTVLLVASGTEGVAASKLGIDFDPAVLQVENVEPLNGGSVEPVSASRLALTLPGSGALTGAHAIARLTLKGVAPGTASVSLDATALTLASGGPAIVSSNPVDVEVK